From Streptomyces sp. NBC_00683, one genomic window encodes:
- a CDS encoding MFS transporter: protein MSDTGTAGGTTVTTRIPARLDRLPWSRWHWMIVIGLGTVWILDGLEVTVVGNIASRLSEDGSGLAITDAQVTGIAAALYVAGACSGALVFGWLTDRFGRKKLFMITLAVYLGATALTAISFSAWWFFLFRFLTGFGIGGEYAAINSAIDELIPSKYRGRADLIINGSFWLGAVAGSLLSVVALNTDIFPKDIGWRLTFALGVVLGLVILLVRRHVPESPRWMFIHGHDEEAERLVDGVEREVEKETGRPLPRADRTITVRQRKGVGFGLIARTVFRSYPKRAVLGLALFIGQAFLYNAITFGFGSILVTFFDVSSGSTGYYFAVIAFCNFLGPLFLGRLFDTLGRKPMIAGTYILSGVLLFATAWLFSAGWLNAATMTGCWCLVLFFASAGASSAYLTVSEVFPMETRAMAIAFFYAVGTAAGGITGPLVFAELTSSGVVSDTALAFSIGAGLMVAAGLVALFFAVPAAQKSLEDIATPLSVEEQ, encoded by the coding sequence ATGAGCGACACCGGCACGGCTGGTGGGACGACCGTCACGACAAGGATCCCGGCCAGGCTGGACCGGCTCCCCTGGTCGCGCTGGCACTGGATGATCGTGATCGGCCTCGGGACCGTCTGGATCCTCGACGGTCTCGAGGTCACGGTCGTCGGCAACATCGCCAGCCGGCTGTCCGAGGACGGCAGCGGACTGGCCATCACCGATGCCCAGGTCACCGGCATCGCCGCCGCACTGTACGTGGCGGGCGCCTGCTCCGGTGCGCTGGTCTTCGGGTGGCTGACCGACCGCTTCGGGCGCAAGAAGCTCTTCATGATCACTCTCGCCGTCTACCTGGGCGCCACCGCGCTCACCGCGATCTCCTTCTCCGCGTGGTGGTTCTTCCTCTTCCGGTTCCTGACCGGCTTCGGAATCGGCGGGGAGTACGCGGCGATCAACTCGGCCATCGACGAGCTGATCCCCAGCAAGTACCGGGGCCGCGCCGACCTCATCATCAACGGCAGCTTCTGGCTCGGGGCCGTGGCGGGCTCCCTGCTCTCCGTCGTCGCGCTGAACACCGACATCTTCCCCAAGGACATCGGCTGGCGGCTCACCTTCGCGCTGGGCGTGGTCCTCGGGCTCGTCATCCTCCTGGTGCGCCGCCACGTACCGGAGAGCCCCCGCTGGATGTTCATCCACGGGCACGACGAGGAGGCCGAACGGCTCGTCGACGGGGTGGAGCGGGAGGTCGAGAAGGAGACCGGCCGCCCTCTGCCGCGCGCCGACCGGACGATCACCGTGCGCCAGCGAAAGGGCGTCGGGTTCGGCCTGATCGCCCGCACCGTCTTCCGCTCCTACCCCAAGCGAGCGGTTCTCGGGCTGGCACTCTTCATCGGGCAGGCCTTCCTCTACAACGCCATCACCTTCGGATTCGGCTCGATCCTGGTGACGTTCTTCGACGTCTCCAGCGGGTCCACCGGCTACTACTTCGCCGTCATCGCGTTCTGCAACTTCCTGGGACCGCTCTTCCTCGGCCGGCTCTTCGACACGTTGGGGCGCAAGCCGATGATCGCGGGCACCTACATCCTCTCCGGGGTGCTGCTCTTCGCCACCGCCTGGCTCTTCAGCGCGGGCTGGCTCAACGCCGCCACCATGACCGGCTGCTGGTGCCTGGTCCTCTTCTTCGCCTCCGCGGGAGCCAGCTCCGCCTACCTGACCGTCAGCGAGGTCTTCCCGATGGAGACGAGGGCCATGGCCATCGCCTTCTTCTACGCCGTGGGCACGGCGGCCGGCGGCATCACGGGGCCCTTGGTCTTCGCGGAGCTCACGTCCAGCGGCGTGGTCAGCGACACGGCCCTGGCCTTCTCCATCGGCGCCGGTCTGATGGTGGCCGCCGGCCTGGTCGCGCTCTTCTTCGCGGTCCCCGCCGCGCAGAAGTCCCTCGAGGACATCGCCACCCCGCTCTCCGTCGAGGAGCAGTAG
- a CDS encoding RNA polymerase sigma factor SigF: MTAMSVRTTEAVGTAAAQYDEAGTGFEGSSLPQIKDTGKVAPQDARAMSKIFFDRLQVLEEGTHEYQYARNTLIEMNLSLVRFAASRFRNRGGDDTEDIIQVGTIGLIKAIDRFDLSREVEFATFAVPYIVGEIKRFFRDTTWSVHVPRRLQELRVELAKAKEHLSAELDRDPTVRELAAHLDLPEEEIIEGLVAANGYSAGSLDTPSADSDSGNDQRSYADLLGEDDPAMESVENLQTLAPLLDQLDERERKIVQMRFGQEMTQSQIGAELGVSQMHVSRLLSRIVQRLRTGMCVEA; this comes from the coding sequence ATGACGGCCATGTCAGTGCGAACCACCGAGGCAGTCGGCACAGCCGCGGCGCAGTACGACGAGGCCGGCACGGGATTCGAGGGGTCCTCGCTGCCGCAGATCAAGGACACGGGAAAGGTCGCGCCCCAGGACGCGCGGGCCATGTCGAAGATCTTCTTCGACCGGCTCCAGGTCCTCGAGGAAGGCACCCACGAGTACCAGTACGCGCGCAACACGCTGATCGAGATGAATCTCTCGCTGGTGCGCTTCGCCGCCTCGCGGTTCCGCAACCGGGGCGGGGACGACACCGAGGACATCATCCAGGTGGGCACGATCGGCCTGATCAAGGCGATCGACCGGTTCGACCTCTCGCGCGAGGTCGAGTTCGCCACATTCGCGGTGCCGTACATCGTCGGTGAGATCAAGCGGTTCTTCCGCGACACGACCTGGTCGGTCCACGTCCCGCGCCGGCTCCAGGAGCTGCGCGTCGAGCTCGCCAAGGCCAAGGAGCACCTGTCCGCCGAGCTCGACCGCGACCCCACGGTGCGGGAGCTCGCCGCTCATCTGGATCTCCCCGAGGAGGAGATCATCGAGGGGCTGGTCGCGGCGAACGGCTACTCGGCGGGCTCGCTGGACACCCCGAGCGCCGACAGCGACTCCGGCAACGACCAGCGTTCGTACGCCGATCTCCTCGGTGAGGACGACCCCGCCATGGAGAGTGTCGAGAATCTGCAGACGCTGGCCCCGCTGCTCGATCAGCTGGACGAGCGGGAGCGGAAGATCGTCCAGATGCGCTTCGGCCAGGAAATGACGCAGTCCCAGATCGGTGCGGAGCTCGGCGTCTCCCAGATGCACGTGTCGCGCCTGCTCAGCAGGATCGTGCAGCGACTGCGTACGGGTATGTGCGTCGAGGCCTGA
- a CDS encoding PP2C family protein-serine/threonine phosphatase — translation MADLPLGTSARAKEPTGIPAQQAVTIAAASIWDARAAAILLVEDDSGDALLVEELLADSELDSSFTWCKSLAEARLFLRSCRTPVCVLLDLHLPDVHGLDAVRQLVESAPDAAIVVTTGLAEAETGLSAVAHGAQDYLVKGRIDPEALGRAVRYALQRKQAERSASAMRASQLIAQENARLERALLPIPLLSDDSFGVAARYEAGRAHGLLSGDFYDVIQTADGAVHAVIGDVSGHGAAEAALGVCLRVAWRTAVLTGVTQLEKIGLLEQILVAERSDPHVFATVTALVFPPGRDRVRIARAGHPGLLLRRGTDVSWVEPQVGMALGLLPGVGRWTVTELDLFPDSELVLFTDGLFEGRTGPQSRLGEEGLLAMARRHGALPPRAFVDALVAEATQSASPYGGLADDVAVLHLGWRADS, via the coding sequence GTGGCCGATCTGCCGCTGGGCACCTCTGCACGTGCGAAGGAGCCCACCGGGATCCCCGCACAGCAGGCCGTCACCATCGCCGCTGCGTCCATCTGGGACGCACGCGCGGCCGCGATTCTCCTGGTCGAGGACGACTCCGGGGACGCTCTGCTCGTCGAGGAGCTGCTGGCCGACAGTGAGCTGGACTCGTCGTTCACCTGGTGCAAGTCGCTGGCCGAGGCGCGGCTCTTCCTGCGGTCCTGCCGCACCCCTGTCTGTGTCCTGCTGGATCTGCATCTGCCCGATGTGCACGGTCTCGACGCCGTCAGGCAGCTCGTCGAGTCGGCACCGGATGCCGCCATCGTCGTCACAACGGGTCTGGCCGAGGCCGAGACCGGGCTGTCCGCCGTGGCGCACGGCGCCCAGGACTACCTCGTCAAGGGCAGGATCGATCCCGAGGCGCTGGGCCGCGCGGTCCGCTACGCACTCCAGCGCAAGCAGGCCGAGCGGTCGGCGTCCGCGATGCGGGCGAGCCAGTTGATAGCGCAGGAGAACGCCCGGCTGGAACGGGCGCTGCTGCCCATCCCGCTGCTGAGCGACGACAGTTTCGGCGTGGCCGCACGCTACGAGGCAGGGCGCGCCCACGGGCTGCTGAGCGGCGACTTCTACGACGTGATCCAGACCGCCGACGGTGCGGTCCACGCCGTGATCGGCGATGTGTCGGGGCACGGGGCCGCGGAGGCCGCACTGGGTGTCTGTCTTCGGGTGGCCTGGCGCACCGCCGTACTGACCGGGGTCACCCAGCTCGAGAAGATCGGGCTCCTGGAGCAGATACTCGTCGCCGAGCGGTCCGACCCCCATGTCTTCGCCACCGTCACCGCACTCGTCTTCCCGCCGGGCCGGGACCGGGTGCGGATCGCGCGGGCCGGTCATCCCGGCCTGCTGTTGCGTCGCGGTACGGACGTCAGCTGGGTGGAACCCCAGGTCGGCATGGCGTTGGGACTCCTGCCCGGGGTCGGCCGCTGGACCGTCACGGAGCTGGACCTCTTCCCGGACAGCGAGCTCGTCCTGTTCACCGACGGCCTGTTCGAGGGACGCACGGGGCCGCAGTCCCGGCTCGGTGAGGAAGGGCTGCTGGCCATGGCCCGTCGCCACGGGGCCCTGCCGCCCCGGGCCTTCGTCGACGCCCTCGTCGCCGAGGCCACCCAGAGCGCCTCGCCGTACGGGGGGCTGGCCGACGATGTCGCCGTCCTGCATCTGGGCTGGCGAGCGGACTCGTGA
- a CDS encoding sensor histidine kinase, translated as MQNWVHLILAGFVLMVCGCLVVGGLVLSRISDRTTELVDRIQPARSWSYQLQNSLLDQETGVRGFALTGDASFLEPYEAGMRAERQRLDRVRALVGDEQPFAGDVDRIEKASRQWRLLRAEPLIAGVRGAGPAGESSEPIRQSKAEFDTLRKLYTEQQSHLDVARDQARADLGVARTTRDRVLLALVIGFVLAVVSLSLLLNRMVGRPLSALTAASDTVRSGTFAGRIEVRGPSDVRAVAAAVEDMRRRLVAELAESREQETLLAEQAEELRRSNSELEQFAYVASHDLQEPLRKVASFCQLLEKRYGTELDERGKQYIDFAVDGAERMRVLIEDLLTFSRVGRVHESWKPVDLDRSLDRALANLTLAVEESGATVVREDRLPELLGDATSLTMVWQNLIGNAVKFRRPDVPCRITVGCVREGEDWHLTVADTGIGIAPEFSDKVFVIFQRLHDRDAYEGTGIGLALCRKIVEFHGGRIWLDPGPDEGTLIHFTLPVAPEAPTHTTAELLAPALISPQSGEAR; from the coding sequence GTGCAGAACTGGGTCCATCTGATCCTGGCCGGCTTCGTGCTGATGGTCTGCGGGTGCCTGGTCGTCGGCGGCCTCGTCCTTTCCCGCATATCCGACCGGACCACGGAGCTGGTGGACCGTATCCAGCCCGCCCGCTCCTGGTCGTACCAGTTGCAGAACTCCCTTCTGGACCAGGAGACCGGGGTGCGCGGCTTCGCGCTCACCGGAGACGCGTCGTTCCTGGAGCCCTACGAGGCGGGCATGCGGGCCGAACGGCAGAGGCTGGACCGGGTACGCGCTCTTGTCGGGGACGAACAGCCCTTCGCCGGGGACGTGGACCGGATCGAGAAGGCCTCCCGGCAGTGGCGCCTGCTCCGGGCCGAGCCGCTGATCGCCGGTGTCCGCGGGGCGGGGCCCGCGGGCGAGTCCTCGGAGCCGATCCGGCAGAGCAAGGCGGAGTTCGACACGCTGCGAAAGCTGTACACGGAGCAGCAGTCCCATCTGGACGTCGCCCGCGATCAGGCTCGTGCCGATCTCGGTGTGGCACGCACGACCCGGGACCGGGTTCTCCTCGCGCTCGTGATCGGCTTCGTGCTGGCCGTCGTGTCGCTCAGTCTGCTGCTGAACCGGATGGTGGGTCGGCCTCTCAGCGCACTGACCGCGGCGTCGGACACGGTCCGGTCGGGCACCTTCGCCGGGAGGATCGAGGTCCGCGGTCCGTCCGACGTACGGGCGGTGGCTGCCGCGGTGGAGGACATGCGCCGCCGCCTGGTGGCGGAGCTCGCCGAGTCCCGCGAGCAGGAGACCCTGCTGGCCGAACAGGCCGAGGAACTGCGCCGGTCCAACTCCGAACTGGAGCAGTTCGCCTACGTCGCCTCGCACGACCTGCAGGAGCCCTTGCGCAAGGTGGCCTCCTTCTGTCAGCTGCTGGAGAAGCGGTACGGCACGGAGCTGGACGAACGCGGCAAGCAGTACATCGACTTCGCGGTCGACGGCGCCGAGCGGATGCGGGTGCTCATCGAGGATCTGCTCACCTTTTCCCGGGTGGGACGGGTCCATGAGAGCTGGAAGCCCGTCGATCTCGACCGCTCCCTGGACCGGGCCCTGGCGAATCTCACCCTGGCCGTCGAGGAGTCGGGGGCCACCGTCGTACGCGAGGACCGGTTGCCGGAACTGCTCGGCGACGCGACGTCGCTGACCATGGTCTGGCAGAACCTCATCGGCAACGCGGTCAAGTTCCGCCGTCCGGATGTGCCGTGCCGGATCACCGTCGGATGTGTGCGGGAGGGCGAGGACTGGCATCTGACGGTCGCGGACACCGGCATCGGGATCGCCCCGGAGTTCTCGGACAAGGTGTTCGTCATCTTCCAGCGCCTGCACGACCGCGACGCGTACGAGGGCACGGGTATCGGGCTCGCCCTCTGCCGCAAGATCGTCGAGTTCCACGGTGGCCGGATCTGGCTGGACCCGGGCCCGGACGAGGGCACGCTCATCCACTTCACCCTGCCCGTCGCCCCCGAGGCGCCCACGCACACCACGGCGGAACTGCTCGCGCCCGCCCTGATCAGCCCGCAGTCGGGAGAGGCACGGTGA
- a CDS encoding ATP-binding protein — protein sequence MNEQATSRPDDPVQGAPVTEVLLAAEVFDGEPGCIAQARALADRFLARLAAEWLAVLGEHTRSDLMLAVSELVTNADRYSHGPYLLELEGNADRISVTVYDSSTALPVLYAPDPARLGGHGMEIVVALCDRVTAERVPVGKRIRAEFQLST from the coding sequence ATGAACGAACAGGCCACCTCACGGCCGGACGACCCCGTACAGGGGGCGCCGGTCACGGAGGTTCTGCTCGCTGCCGAGGTGTTCGACGGCGAACCGGGATGCATCGCGCAGGCCCGCGCCCTGGCCGACCGCTTCCTGGCGCGGCTCGCGGCGGAGTGGCTCGCGGTCCTCGGTGAGCACACCCGCAGCGATCTGATGCTGGCGGTGAGCGAGCTCGTCACCAACGCGGACCGCTACAGCCACGGCCCCTATCTGCTGGAGCTCGAGGGGAACGCGGACCGTATCAGCGTCACGGTGTACGACAGCAGCACGGCGCTTCCGGTCCTCTACGCCCCCGACCCTGCCCGTCTCGGCGGTCACGGCATGGAGATCGTGGTCGCGCTCTGCGACCGGGTGACGGCCGAGCGGGTCCCTGTGGGCAAGCGCATCCGGGCCGAGTTCCAGCTCAGTACCTGA
- a CDS encoding GH92 family glycosyl hydrolase, with the protein MHRTQRPRLRGPAATLAAVALLGGVLTTGPAAQAAPRAEGRLTDLVNPFIGTQNEGNTYPGAAVPFSMVQLSPDTGHAVGYDYTDNQIRGFSSTHISGVGCGLGGDLPVLPTTGDITETDNTKYASGFSHDDEKASPGYYQVGLTSYGGINAELTATERTGVQRYTFPATDKANVLINAGQSLHRTVSTTVEVLDSRTVRTAVTGRGFCQDTKPYTLYTVTRFDRPFADSGTWKDGAVTDAQQSTGAAGNGAWVRFDTTKDRTVEATTAISYVDAAGAAGNLRAEGGRSFDRVARAAQAAWEDRLDDVRAQGGTETQRRTFYSSLYRSFLGPNTGQDVDGRYTGWDQKIHRAKGYRYYQNWSLWDTYRTQAQLLSLLAPREARDMAISVLKIDEQSGWLPKWGYGTVETNIMTGDPVTPYLTNAYQQGLLKGYEEQAYRTLKKNADGVPPAESPAVGREANKEYLAEGFAPYIKGRPHAKPGDSDYDHGGSATLEYALSDAMLGEMAADLGHDDDARRYRERAQNYHRIFDSSTGFFRSRDEKGAFAGPADPAKSEGFHEGTSWQYQWLVPQDLPGLVGLIGGTDATNERLDSFFAYEQLLADPAKTVREVWVNGPYDYYNADKYNPQNEPDLIAPYTYLSTGQPWKTTDVVHGALTLFTDTPTGMTGNDDVGTMSAWDVLSSIGIFPVQPGTDTWGLSTPVFDRVDLTLDRRYYPRGSFTVRAPGTSDTDRYIQSARLDGADQSRTYLTTEDIRSARSLSFEVGSEPSAWGTAPADAPPALR; encoded by the coding sequence ATGCACCGGACCCAACGGCCGAGACTGCGCGGACCGGCGGCGACGCTCGCAGCCGTCGCGCTTCTCGGCGGCGTTCTCACCACCGGCCCCGCGGCACAGGCGGCCCCCCGCGCCGAGGGCCGGCTGACCGATCTGGTGAATCCCTTCATCGGCACCCAGAACGAGGGCAACACCTACCCCGGTGCGGCCGTCCCGTTCTCCATGGTCCAGCTCTCGCCGGACACCGGCCACGCCGTCGGGTACGACTACACCGACAACCAGATCCGGGGCTTCAGCAGTACCCACATCTCCGGCGTCGGCTGCGGCCTCGGTGGCGACCTCCCCGTGCTGCCCACCACCGGGGACATCACCGAGACGGACAACACGAAGTACGCCTCCGGGTTCAGCCACGACGACGAGAAGGCGAGTCCCGGCTACTACCAGGTCGGGCTCACCTCGTACGGCGGGATCAACGCGGAGCTGACCGCCACGGAGCGCACCGGCGTCCAGCGGTACACCTTTCCGGCCACCGACAAGGCCAACGTCCTGATCAACGCCGGTCAGTCGCTGCACCGCACGGTCAGCACCACGGTGGAGGTGCTGGACTCCCGCACGGTCCGCACGGCCGTCACCGGGCGTGGGTTCTGCCAGGACACCAAGCCGTACACGCTCTACACCGTCACCCGGTTCGACCGCCCCTTCGCCGACTCCGGCACCTGGAAGGACGGGGCGGTCACCGATGCCCAGCAGTCCACCGGTGCCGCGGGCAACGGCGCCTGGGTCCGCTTCGACACCACGAAGGACCGGACCGTCGAGGCCACCACCGCCATCAGCTACGTCGACGCGGCCGGCGCCGCCGGCAACCTGCGCGCCGAGGGAGGCCGCAGCTTCGACCGGGTCGCCCGCGCCGCACAGGCCGCGTGGGAGGACCGCCTGGACGACGTACGCGCACAGGGCGGGACCGAGACCCAGCGGCGAACCTTCTACTCCTCGCTCTACCGTTCCTTCCTCGGCCCGAACACCGGCCAGGACGTGGACGGCCGCTACACCGGGTGGGACCAGAAGATCCACCGGGCCAAGGGCTACAGGTACTACCAGAACTGGTCGTTGTGGGACACCTACCGCACCCAGGCCCAACTGCTCTCCCTGCTCGCCCCGCGCGAGGCCCGGGACATGGCGATCTCCGTCCTGAAGATCGACGAGCAGAGCGGCTGGCTGCCCAAGTGGGGCTACGGCACGGTCGAGACGAACATCATGACCGGTGACCCCGTCACCCCCTACCTGACCAACGCCTACCAGCAGGGACTCCTCAAGGGGTACGAGGAACAGGCGTACCGCACCCTGAAGAAGAACGCGGACGGCGTCCCGCCCGCCGAGTCCCCGGCCGTCGGCCGCGAGGCCAACAAGGAGTACCTCGCGGAGGGATTCGCCCCGTACATCAAGGGCCGTCCGCACGCCAAGCCCGGTGACTCCGACTACGACCACGGCGGTTCAGCGACCCTCGAGTACGCGCTGTCGGACGCGATGCTCGGCGAGATGGCCGCCGATCTGGGCCACGACGACGACGCCCGTCGCTACCGGGAGCGTGCGCAGAACTACCACCGGATCTTCGACAGTTCGACCGGCTTCTTCCGCTCCCGCGACGAGAAGGGTGCCTTCGCCGGGCCCGCCGACCCCGCGAAGAGCGAGGGCTTCCACGAGGGCACGTCCTGGCAGTACCAGTGGCTCGTCCCGCAGGACCTGCCCGGCCTCGTCGGTCTGATCGGCGGCACGGACGCGACGAACGAGCGCCTCGACTCCTTCTTCGCGTACGAGCAGCTGCTCGCCGACCCGGCGAAGACGGTGCGCGAAGTGTGGGTCAACGGCCCGTACGACTACTACAACGCCGACAAGTACAACCCGCAGAACGAGCCCGACCTGATCGCCCCGTACACCTACCTGTCGACCGGGCAGCCGTGGAAGACGACCGACGTGGTCCACGGTGCGCTCACGCTCTTCACCGACACCCCGACCGGCATGACGGGCAACGACGACGTGGGCACCATGTCCGCCTGGGACGTACTGTCCTCGATCGGGATCTTCCCGGTCCAGCCCGGTACCGACACCTGGGGCCTGTCCACGCCCGTCTTCGACCGGGTCGACCTGACGCTGGACCGCCGCTACTACCCGCGGGGTTCGTTCACCGTGCGGGCTCCCGGTACCTCCGACACCGACCGCTACATCCAGTCGGCCCGGCTCGACGGGGCGGACCAGTCCAGGACGTACCTCACCACCGAGGACATCCGCTCGGCACGTTCGCTCTCCTTCGAGGTGGGCAGCGAGCCCTCCGCGTGGGGCACGGCTCCCGCCGACGCCCCGCCGGCCCTGCGCTGA
- a CDS encoding DMT family transporter codes for MSSLALSVLLSLISAVAYAAGAIVQERVAAGGNDRPYAPVRNAVWWAAVALNGVGAVLHVVALAYGPLSLVQPLGALTIVFALPMAALFVHRKAGRTAWRGAIMATVGLAGLLALTGNAGSHTLAGPEQLVLAAGTFGAVAVVTVLAKGLHRPMARSVVLATGAGVAFGMASVFTKTVAMEWTSGSVGSGLPTLLVIAGLAASGLLLSQAAYRGAGLTAPLATVTVVNPVVAAAVGLTLFGEQFRYGITGTVLALGCGAVAAGGLVLLTTQRLTAERTGARRLGSQRSPAGTESEAPEAHGSRILVAPEPPKALPSSAKAAPDPFPAPTALPLNHAAGRVEFKGERERPLAGPARRGDLSRPERGSTGPYSGVQTLTPPALR; via the coding sequence ATGAGTTCCCTTGCGCTGTCCGTGCTGCTGTCACTGATCTCCGCGGTCGCCTATGCGGCCGGGGCGATCGTCCAGGAGCGCGTGGCCGCGGGCGGCAATGACCGCCCGTACGCACCGGTGCGCAACGCCGTCTGGTGGGCGGCCGTGGCGCTCAACGGTGTGGGCGCGGTGCTGCACGTGGTGGCACTGGCCTACGGACCCCTCAGCCTCGTCCAGCCGCTCGGCGCCCTGACCATCGTCTTCGCCCTGCCGATGGCCGCGCTCTTCGTCCACCGCAAGGCGGGAAGGACTGCCTGGCGCGGCGCGATCATGGCCACGGTGGGCCTGGCCGGCCTGCTGGCCCTCACGGGGAACGCGGGCTCGCACACCCTGGCGGGACCCGAGCAGCTGGTGCTGGCGGCCGGGACGTTCGGTGCGGTGGCGGTCGTGACCGTTCTCGCCAAGGGCCTGCACCGTCCCATGGCGCGCAGCGTGGTGCTGGCCACGGGCGCCGGAGTGGCCTTCGGCATGGCCTCGGTGTTCACCAAGACCGTGGCGATGGAGTGGACGTCCGGCTCGGTGGGTTCGGGGCTGCCGACGCTTCTGGTGATCGCCGGCCTGGCCGCCTCGGGACTGCTCCTGTCGCAGGCCGCGTACCGCGGCGCCGGGCTGACCGCGCCGCTCGCGACGGTCACCGTGGTCAATCCGGTGGTCGCCGCCGCGGTGGGTCTCACGCTCTTCGGGGAGCAGTTCCGCTACGGCATCACCGGCACGGTACTGGCGCTCGGCTGCGGTGCGGTGGCGGCGGGCGGGCTGGTCCTGCTGACCACCCAGAGGCTGACCGCCGAGCGCACCGGGGCCCGGCGTCTGGGGTCGCAGCGGTCCCCCGCCGGTACGGAAAGTGAGGCGCCGGAGGCCCACGGGAGCCGCATCCTGGTGGCCCCCGAGCCGCCGAAGGCGCTGCCCTCCTCCGCGAAGGCGGCACCGGACCCGTTTCCGGCACCGACCGCCCTGCCGCTGAACCACGCGGCGGGGCGTGTGGAGTTCAAGGGCGAGCGGGAACGGCCCCTGGCAGGCCCTGCGCGCCGCGGTGACTTATCCCGCCCGGAGCGGGGCTCAACGGGGCCGTACAGCGGTGTTCAGACGCTGACACCGCCCGCCCTGAGATAG
- a CDS encoding transglycosylase family protein — protein MAANGRHRRYQPSRINRASLTVTAGGAGIALPLLTAASAGAASTDVWEKVAACESTSNWHINTGNGYYGGLQFTRSTWAAFGGTAYAARADLATKDQQIAVAEKVLEGQGPGAWPTCSVRAGLTRGGDAPDIAPQTKRGVDVAKTKAAPKTTPQSGSAKAAPDARAGKASASPTAVPGKRESYTVARGDSLSGIAEAERVQGGWQRLYSANRAVVGDNPDLILPGQRLSLEVAETPKTARPAATNESWRERAGSAGPERDASKQKVTPKERATPKAAAPKAAQKAAPEQAAKPAAKPAAKPKQAAKQHSGLTAPVTARTGTPYHQAGSWSSGYHTGVDFPVPTGTSVKAVASGKVVSAGWAGAYGYEIVIRHSDGRYSQYAHLSSLHVREGQQVGSGQRIARSGSTGNSTGPHLHFEIRTGPGYGSDVDPLAYLRAGGVSV, from the coding sequence ATGGCCGCGAACGGACGGCACCGCAGATATCAGCCCAGCCGGATCAACCGTGCCTCGCTCACGGTCACGGCGGGTGGCGCGGGCATCGCGCTCCCGCTTCTCACGGCCGCTTCGGCGGGAGCCGCCTCGACCGATGTGTGGGAGAAGGTCGCCGCATGCGAGTCGACGAGCAACTGGCACATCAACACCGGTAACGGCTACTACGGCGGCCTGCAGTTCACCCGCTCGACCTGGGCGGCCTTCGGCGGCACGGCCTACGCCGCGCGCGCCGACCTGGCCACCAAGGACCAGCAGATCGCCGTCGCCGAGAAGGTGCTGGAGGGGCAGGGGCCCGGCGCCTGGCCGACCTGCTCGGTTCGGGCCGGGCTGACGCGGGGCGGCGACGCCCCCGACATCGCCCCGCAGACGAAGCGCGGCGTCGACGTGGCGAAGACGAAGGCCGCGCCGAAGACCACACCGCAGTCCGGCTCGGCGAAGGCCGCCCCGGACGCCCGGGCCGGCAAGGCGTCCGCATCGCCCACCGCCGTGCCGGGCAAGCGCGAGTCGTACACCGTGGCCCGAGGCGACTCCCTCTCCGGCATAGCCGAGGCCGAACGGGTCCAGGGCGGCTGGCAGCGCCTCTACTCGGCGAACCGCGCTGTCGTCGGTGACAACCCTGACCTCATCCTGCCGGGACAGCGGCTGAGCCTCGAGGTGGCGGAGACACCGAAGACCGCCCGACCCGCGGCGACGAACGAGTCCTGGCGGGAGCGCGCCGGTTCGGCGGGCCCGGAGCGGGACGCCTCGAAGCAGAAGGTCACGCCGAAAGAGCGGGCCACCCCGAAGGCCGCCGCACCGAAAGCTGCTCAGAAGGCCGCGCCCGAGCAGGCCGCGAAGCCCGCCGCCAAGCCGGCCGCCAAGCCCAAGCAGGCGGCCAAGCAGCACTCCGGCCTCACCGCACCCGTGACGGCCCGGACCGGAACCCCGTACCACCAGGCGGGTTCATGGTCCAGCGGCTACCACACGGGCGTCGACTTCCCCGTGCCCACCGGAACCTCGGTGAAGGCCGTGGCGTCCGGGAAGGTCGTCTCGGCCGGCTGGGCGGGGGCGTACGGCTACGAGATCGTCATCCGCCACAGCGACGGCAGGTACAGCCAGTACGCGCACCTGTCCTCGCTCCATGTGCGCGAGGGCCAGCAGGTGGGCAGCGGGCAGCGGATCGCGCGCTCGGGATCCACCGGCAACAGCACGGGCCCGCATCTGCACTTCGAGATCCGGACCGGCCCCGGCTACGGCTCCGACGTCGATCCGCTCGCCTATCTCAGGGCGGGCGGTGTCAGCGTCTGA